From one Streptomyces sp. CA-210063 genomic stretch:
- a CDS encoding carboxymuconolactone decarboxylase family protein, whose product MGMSRGYTDSGTGQAESIRSLHRVLEAAMTHREPNEAAAAAHERLFPGHASTLAVTDPELIELFDNFAFDEVLRHTADLPERTRLMTQLAAMIGVGAVAEYRIMLGAALTVGVTPVEAKEIVYQAVPYAGMARVFDFLHATNETLTDRGVRLPLEGRSATTPATRMAEGLAVQKRIVGDATVDALYANAPEDQQHVQELLSANCFGDHYTRTGLDVPTRELLTLALLAALGGADAQVRGHVAANLNVGNTRATLIAVLTGLLPFIGYPRTLNALSAVDAVTPSPGAPGPKEEA is encoded by the coding sequence ATGGGCATGTCCCGTGGCTACACCGACTCGGGCACCGGCCAGGCGGAGTCCATCCGCTCCCTGCACCGGGTCCTGGAGGCGGCCATGACACATCGCGAGCCCAACGAAGCCGCCGCGGCGGCACATGAGCGGCTGTTCCCCGGCCACGCCTCCACCCTCGCGGTCACCGATCCGGAGCTGATCGAGCTCTTCGACAACTTCGCCTTCGACGAGGTACTGCGCCACACCGCCGATCTGCCCGAGCGCACGCGGCTGATGACGCAACTCGCCGCGATGATCGGCGTCGGCGCGGTGGCGGAGTACCGGATCATGCTCGGCGCCGCCCTCACCGTCGGCGTCACCCCGGTGGAGGCGAAGGAGATCGTCTACCAGGCGGTGCCGTACGCCGGAATGGCCCGCGTCTTCGACTTCCTGCACGCCACCAACGAAACGCTCACCGACCGCGGCGTGCGACTGCCGCTCGAAGGCCGGTCCGCGACCACCCCCGCCACCCGAATGGCGGAAGGTCTGGCGGTGCAGAAGCGGATCGTGGGCGACGCGACGGTGGACGCCCTGTACGCCAATGCTCCCGAGGACCAGCAGCACGTCCAGGAACTGCTGAGCGCCAACTGCTTCGGCGACCACTACACCCGCACGGGCCTCGACGTCCCCACCCGCGAGCTGCTCACCCTCGCACTGCTGGCCGCGCTCGGCGGCGCGGACGCACAGGTACGTGGACACGTGGCGGCCAACCTGAACGTGGGCAACACCCGTGCCACTCTGATCGCCGTCCTCACCGGCCTGCTGCCGTTCATCGGCTATCCCCGCACCCTCAACGCCCTGAGCGCCGTCGACGCCGTGACCCCGTCCCCGGGCGCCCCGGGCCCGAAGGAAGAAGCATGA
- a CDS encoding SDR family oxidoreductase produces MTTGTWLITGVSSGFGRALTTQLLERGDRVIGTVRSLDKVTDLRKRYPDAFQAKILDVTDTTAVRAMVDEAFASGRVDVIVSNAGYGLFGAAEELTDTQVDHIIATNLAGSITLIRAALPHLRAQAGGRVIQLSSYGGQVAFPGNSLYHATKWGIEGFVESVAQEVAPFGIGMTIVEPGGARTEFRYGSARVADLTEVYDATPAHAFKAMLDPANGLAPGDPQRMAARIIESVDVKPAPMRMILGSQALDSTLDVLRKRTADFESQRDLAKSTDYPAGE; encoded by the coding sequence ATGACCACAGGCACTTGGCTCATCACGGGCGTCAGCAGCGGCTTCGGACGCGCCCTGACCACTCAGCTGCTGGAGCGCGGAGACCGCGTCATCGGCACGGTCCGCTCCCTGGACAAGGTGACCGACCTGCGCAAGCGGTATCCGGACGCCTTCCAGGCGAAGATCCTTGACGTCACCGACACCACCGCGGTCCGCGCCATGGTGGACGAGGCGTTCGCGTCGGGTCGCGTCGACGTGATCGTCTCCAACGCCGGGTACGGGCTGTTCGGCGCCGCCGAGGAACTCACCGACACGCAGGTGGACCACATCATCGCCACCAACCTCGCCGGCTCCATCACCCTGATCCGTGCGGCCCTCCCGCATCTGCGCGCACAGGCCGGCGGACGCGTCATCCAGCTCTCCTCCTACGGCGGCCAGGTCGCTTTCCCCGGCAACTCCCTGTACCACGCGACCAAGTGGGGCATCGAAGGCTTCGTCGAGTCGGTCGCCCAGGAGGTCGCTCCGTTCGGCATCGGCATGACGATCGTCGAACCGGGCGGTGCCCGCACCGAGTTCCGTTACGGCAGCGCACGAGTCGCCGACCTCACCGAGGTCTACGACGCCACCCCCGCCCACGCCTTCAAGGCGATGCTCGACCCCGCGAACGGCCTGGCGCCCGGGGACCCGCAGCGCATGGCCGCGCGCATCATCGAATCCGTCGACGTCAAGCCCGCCCCCATGCGGATGATCCTCGGCTCGCAAGCCCTGGACTCCACCCTCGACGTATTGCGCAAGAGGACCGCCGACTTCGAGTCGCAGCGGGACCTGGCTAAGTCCACGGACTACCCCGCCGGGGAGTGA
- a CDS encoding NAD(P)-dependent alcohol dehydrogenase has protein sequence MFTVNAYGATSATEPLVPMTVDRREVGPHDVLIEIKYTGICHSDIHHARSDWREETYPLVPGHEIAGVVSAVGSDVTRYAVGDRVGVGCMVDSCRECVNCRKGREQYCLQGNTLTYGSLGEDGRLTQGGYATHIVVTEDFVLRIPEGIGLDAAAPLLCAGITTYAPLRRWGAGPGKKVAVVGLGGLGHMAVKLAHAMGAEVTVLSQSLKKMDDGLRLGADHYHATSDPATFEQLAGTFDVIVNTVSARIDLDAYLSLLATDGIMANVGAPAEPVSLNVFTLLGGQRALAGSLIGGIRETQEMLDFCAEHRIGSEIEVIPAEKINEAYERVLASDVRYRFVIDIATLS, from the coding sequence ATGTTCACCGTCAACGCGTACGGAGCGACCTCCGCGACCGAGCCGCTCGTCCCCATGACGGTCGACCGACGCGAGGTCGGCCCGCACGATGTCCTCATCGAGATCAAGTACACCGGCATCTGCCACTCCGACATCCACCACGCCCGCAGCGACTGGCGGGAGGAGACATACCCTCTGGTTCCCGGCCACGAGATCGCCGGCGTCGTCAGTGCGGTCGGTTCCGACGTCACCCGGTACGCCGTGGGCGACCGGGTGGGCGTCGGCTGCATGGTCGACTCCTGCCGAGAATGCGTCAACTGCCGCAAGGGCCGGGAGCAGTACTGTCTCCAGGGCAACACGCTCACCTACGGCTCCCTCGGCGAGGACGGTCGCCTCACCCAGGGCGGCTACGCCACCCACATCGTCGTCACCGAGGACTTCGTCCTCCGCATCCCCGAGGGCATCGGACTCGACGCCGCCGCGCCACTGCTGTGCGCGGGCATCACCACCTACGCACCGCTGCGCCGCTGGGGCGCGGGCCCCGGCAAGAAGGTGGCCGTCGTCGGCCTGGGCGGGCTGGGCCACATGGCCGTCAAGCTCGCGCACGCGATGGGCGCCGAGGTCACCGTGCTCTCCCAGTCGCTGAAGAAGATGGACGACGGTCTGCGTCTGGGCGCCGACCACTACCACGCCACCAGCGACCCGGCCACCTTCGAGCAGCTCGCCGGTACCTTCGACGTCATCGTGAACACGGTCAGCGCCCGGATCGACCTCGACGCCTACCTGTCGCTGCTTGCCACGGACGGCATCATGGCCAACGTCGGCGCTCCCGCCGAACCCGTCTCACTCAACGTCTTCACCCTCCTCGGCGGACAGCGGGCCCTCGCCGGCTCCCTGATCGGAGGCATCCGCGAAACGCAGGAGATGCTCGACTTCTGCGCCGAGCACCGCATCGGTTCCGAGATCGAGGTCATCCCGGCCGAGAAGATCAACGAGGCGTACGAGCGTGTTCTGGCCTCCGACGTGCGCTATCGGTTCGTCATCGACATCGCCACGCTGAGCTGA
- a CDS encoding SDR family oxidoreductase, with protein MSKVIFVTGAGRGLGTDIARQALDAGHQVVATARNPQKVIDALGGERDNLLATSLDITSPDAARAAAQAATEKFGRIDVLINNAATFQAGYFEEISDAQMRAQIETNLFGPMNVTRAVLPVMRSQRAGHVVTISSIAGLVGQEFCVAYAASKFGVEGWMESLHFDLEPFGIRTTIVEPGFFRTELLVDASTSWAELSLDDYAERTAETKKMWQSMNGQQAGDPAKLADALLKVIDLDQPPLRFVAGDDAIPTAEGKGKEITDQASASRALGTGLSHDDAA; from the coding sequence ATGAGCAAGGTCATCTTCGTCACCGGTGCCGGGCGCGGCCTGGGCACCGACATCGCCCGGCAGGCCCTGGACGCCGGTCACCAGGTTGTAGCCACCGCCCGCAACCCGCAGAAGGTCATCGACGCCCTCGGCGGGGAGCGGGACAACCTGCTGGCCACCTCCCTGGACATCACCAGCCCGGACGCCGCCCGCGCCGCGGCCCAGGCCGCCACGGAGAAGTTCGGCCGTATCGACGTGCTGATCAACAACGCCGCCACCTTCCAGGCCGGCTACTTCGAGGAGATCTCCGACGCCCAGATGCGGGCGCAGATCGAGACGAACCTGTTCGGCCCGATGAACGTCACCCGCGCCGTCCTGCCCGTCATGCGCTCCCAGCGCGCCGGTCACGTCGTCACCATCTCGTCGATCGCCGGCCTGGTCGGCCAGGAGTTCTGCGTCGCCTACGCCGCCTCCAAGTTCGGCGTCGAGGGCTGGATGGAGTCCCTGCACTTCGACCTGGAACCGTTCGGCATCCGCACCACGATCGTCGAACCCGGCTTCTTCCGCACCGAACTGCTGGTGGACGCCTCCACCAGCTGGGCGGAACTGTCCCTCGACGACTACGCCGAGCGCACCGCCGAGACCAAGAAGATGTGGCAGTCCATGAACGGTCAACAGGCCGGCGATCCCGCCAAGCTCGCCGACGCCCTGCTGAAGGTCATCGACCTGGACCAGCCGCCACTGCGGTTCGTCGCCGGCGACGACGCGATTCCCACGGCCGAGGGCAAGGGCAAGGAAATCACCGACCAGGCGAGCGCCTCCCGCGCCCTGGGCACCGGCCTCTCCCACGACGACGCCGCCTGA
- a CDS encoding (R)-mandelonitrile lyase: MEFVKPQPTGKGPEGWFNGDVWFDVIHAGQEPSRIRANMVRFAPGARTAWHHHAVGQTLHVVAGIALIGTRDGTVYEAHPGETVTCPPGEEHWHGAAEEHFMQHLALWDGTAPDDDRPETTWLEHITDEQYTAPRTRSH; encoded by the coding sequence ATGGAATTCGTCAAGCCGCAGCCCACCGGCAAGGGACCCGAGGGCTGGTTCAACGGTGACGTCTGGTTCGACGTCATCCACGCAGGCCAGGAGCCGTCCCGAATCCGCGCCAACATGGTGCGCTTCGCCCCCGGCGCCCGTACCGCCTGGCACCATCACGCCGTCGGCCAGACCCTCCACGTCGTCGCCGGCATCGCCCTGATCGGCACCCGTGACGGCACCGTCTACGAGGCGCACCCCGGCGAGACGGTGACCTGCCCGCCCGGCGAGGAGCACTGGCACGGCGCCGCCGAAGAACACTTCATGCAGCACCTCGCCCTGTGGGACGGCACGGCCCCGGACGACGACAGGCCCGAAACCACCTGGCTGGAGCACATCACCGACGAGCAGTACACCGCACCGCGCACCCGCAGCCACTGA